The segment TTGATTGTAGGGGGTGTGGGCGTCCCTACCATCTGTTGTCATTTCTTGTTTTTGTGATTTTTTTGGCTTTCATTTTGGCTTGGATCTGATATGCCAAAACTCTTTTGACTGCCACAAAATCAACTTCATCAAGCAAATTTTCATCTTTTAAAAAATCTTCAAATGAATTTAGTGCTTCTTTTTTTCATCTTTTTTTTCGCTTTCAGAAATTCTTTTTTTAATTCTATTTAATAACCAGCTTGGAGCACCTTTATAAAGTTCTTTTTCGATTTCTTTGCAATATTCAGGGTCGTTTTCCATTTTTGTCATATGGGCACTAGCCTTTTCAAACATTTCTAATTGTTCTTTGCTTAACATTTTTTATCCTTTCTTTTATAAAATGAATTGTAGTATAACATAACTTACCTTATTTTAATATAAAATAAGGTAAGTTAATACAAATTATATTTTAATATTCAATGCCACTACCACTAATTCTATCTGTATCGGTTTTTTAGTTGTAGTTGTTTTGTTGAGTTCCTCCTTTCTTAATTTTAAATTTGTTTTTATTTCTCTTTTACAGATATTTGGGGCTTCTCCCCAAAGAATTTTCTTGTAAAAGGGAAAAAATGTTTTTACACTCTACTAAATCCACGACTTTTGTTTGGTGGCTCTTTCTTTTTACCCATTTTTTTAGCAACTTCCATCATTTCTTTGTGTAAGTCTAATGCTCCCAAGACTTCTGCTTTTTCTGTGCTTAATAGCTCTGTTAGCTTTCTAGTATCATCAAAGTTCTTTGGTTGGTTTGCTACATAGTTTTTATGCTGTGTTGGGGTAAAGAAAATATATTTGCTTTGACCACTCTTTCTGTTTTCTCTCTCTTTGAAGTGTGTGTATTCTCCGTTTTCTTTTTCTTGGTTGATTTTTTCTTGGTCATTTAAAGGCGTTTCTTTTGCGTTTTCTTGCGTTTTAACGCTTTGGGTGTCTTTTATCGTTTTTTTGTTTTGCGTTGAAATTTCAGCCACTAATTGCTCGTTATTAGGTTTTGAAATTTCATTTTGTGGTGAAATTTCAGGTGCGTCTATAATCTTATAATCATTTGGCGTAAAATGTTTGAGTGGATTTAGCACCTTTTCGGCTCTGTTTTCAATTGAAGCGTCCCAAGTCTTTTTATAAAATGTCTTTTCTATGTATTGATTTTTTCGTTTGTCGAATTTTCTTATAGTTTTTGGAGTTTCATCTACGATTGCAAATCGCACATATTCGCCCTTTTGGATATTGTTTTGTTCTATAACTCGCTCTAAATCATCAGCCCAAATGTCAATCTCTTTGCCTTTGCTTGTGCGATAACGCACAAAAAAGCTCTCTTGGTTGTCTTGGTTAAATTTATACGGAGCTTTTCCGAAATCCACAACTTCATAATGGTGTGGTTTGTGTTTTGTGGTATCGTAATAGTAATTTTCGATAACTTTGCCTTTTTTCTTTGTGGCTACTGCTTCTACGCCCAAATCTCTTAAATTTTCGGCAAATTTCTCTCTCATTTTTTGCAAATCTGCGTTGTGGGGATTTATTCTATCGCCCCATATATCTTTGACTTTTAATACCAAATGGCAATGTGGATTGTCTGTATTTGTATGCACTGCAACGGCATAGTGGTTATTTGGATACATTTCGCTTATAGTTTTCATCGCACTTGCTTTGATTTTACTTGGTGGTGCATACTGAGCATCTTTCATCGAAAATACGATATGCAAGGCTTCTCTTTTTTCTTTTTGATTGTTTTTTTCAAGGTCGTTTTGTGTAGGGATTTCATAATATTTGTTGAAACTATCGGTTGCTTTTTTCAATTCGCCTTTGCCAAATACTTCAAAATCGCTTGTCATTATCTCTTCGCCGTGGCGTGAAATATAGTTAAGATGAGCCCTTAATCCATTGAGGGTTGTATTCGAACCTGTGATTTTAACCACAACTTCTTTTTGTGGCTCTTGCAAAAAGCTAGGTTTGCTGCTTTGTGTTATTGTTCGATTTTTGTATTTACCTAGCTTGTTTTTATATGCGTATGAGCTTTTAGACTTTTTGTCTAATGCAGTCCAAACCTTTTTGGCTTTCCACTCATCATCAAATACTTTTTTCTTGCGCATTATTTTGCCTTTTTAGAATTTATCTCTCAACTTCGCTCGGTAATCTGTAACCAAATCATTGATGGTTTTGATTTGAGTGTTTATGTCTGTAAGTAATCTCTCTAATCCATTGTAATTTATATTCAAATTAAATGGGTTGTGTGTTCTTAAATATCTTATAATTTCGCTTATGTTGCGACCTAAAATATTTAAATCATTTGTTGCTTTTGTCAGCTCTTTCATCTCTATGTTGTTGAATACTTTTTCATTGCCATAAATGAAATTTAGAAGTAGAAATTTTATCTCTTTGGTTGCTGATGAAAAACCATTTTTTTCTGCTTGATTTTGTAAAAATTTATATTCTTGCTGTGGTATAAAAAATCGAATTTCGACACTATCTTTTGCCATAGACATTGGCTGTATTTTTTCGGAATTTTTGTCAGATTTTTTATCAATAAATTTAAATAATGCAACATTAACTATATCGGAAAATGTCTGATTTGTGTTTTGGATTTTTTCGTTTATTTGTTCCAAAAGCGTATCATCAATTCTCACACCTTTAAATGTTTTTTTACCCATTTTTTTCATTATCCTTTCTATCATTTTTCTCAAACAAGAGCGTCGCAGACACTGCCTTTTAATCCGATTAATGTAAAACATTTAGGAGTTTTGTTGTTAAACAAAACGGATAAATGTGTTTAACATTTCGGATTAGATTGTTAAACATTTTCCATTTTGTTGTTAAACAAAATGGATAAATCTGTTTAACAAATCGGATTAAAAAGGCGTAATCCTGCATTATTATTATTTTTAAATAACTTAGAAATAGATACATTTCACATTTGAAATACAATATCTATTTCCCTTTACTGATAAATCTTTTTTCAATCGGTGAATTTCAGTTGGCAAAAATTCATCAGTAAAGGGAAAGAGTTTTTACTAGCTCTTTCGCCTTAGATTTGTGATTAAATTTACAATGGACTATAATAACTTTTGATAATGCAGCCATTGTTATTTTCTTTTTCGATTTTAAAGTAAATTCCGTTGTATTTAGCAAGTAAATTCCACAAGCTATTAAGCCCTAAAATTTCTACTTGATTTTCACTTGCGATTGCGTTAATTTTCTTTGCAAGAAGCGATTGTTGAATTCTACCTTTTTTGATGACTTCTCTTGCAATTGCAAGAGTGTGTCTTTCTTTTTGATTTAATCCATAAAGGAGAAAATCCGAAATTTCTACCGAGTGAGTTTGTGTATCTATGATAAAAGCATAAGACTTGATTTTATATCTTGGTTTTTGTGGTTCGAGCGTAAAAATAATTTTATTTTTACCGATTTCATACTCATCGGTTTTGTTATCTAAAAAATAAGAAGCGTCTGGCGTTTCAGTAAAACCAGTTGAGCCTTTTGCGATTTTGTTATTTTCATCTCCGTATTGTTTGGGTTGGTGGTGTAAAAAAATAATAGTGGCATTTTTGGCTCTTAATGTTTTTAAATTTGATAAAAAATCATTTACCTCTTTATCTGATTGCATATTGATATTCATAAAATCTCTAATGCTATCAAAGACTAGCAAGGTATCTGATAAATCATCGGCTCTTTGTGCGAAATCTTTCACGAAATCATATTTCGATTTTTTATCGGCTTGATTTTCGAAAATTTGTAAATGAAATTTTTGTAGATGATTTTGCATAATCTCATATGTCTTTCTATCTGCATAGACTATCTCTGTATTATCGGCATCGAGATAATAAATTTCTTTAACCTTGTCGTTATCTAGCAAAAATTTACACAGATAAAGCGCAAGAATACTTTTGCCAGTTCCTGGTTTGCCATAAATATTGATTATGGTTTTTTTGGGTATAAAATTTGGTATCAACCACTCTACTTTTTTATTTTTTAGCTCATCTATATTTACAGAATTCGAAAATTCAGCTATAATTTCCTTTGCTTTATTTTTACAATTTTCCCCCACGCTCTGTGGGGGTTGGGTTGTTTTATCTTTCATTTTATTTTCCTTTGCGAAGACCTGTCTTTTGTGTGTCTAGTTTCAAAAGCCACTCATCAATTTTTGCTTTGTTGTATAACACTCGATTTCCTACTCTTGTAAAAGGGATAGGCGGAATATGTTTTGCGTTTTCGGGTTCGTAGTTTATGCGCATACGCAACTTGCATTGATGCTTTACGCTTATGTGATACTGCTCTTGTAGTTGTTGTGGGGTAAGCCAGTCGTTTTGCGAGGTGTTAGTTTCCATAATTATCCTTTCTTTTTTAAATTTGGATAATTATAGATTTTTTTTAATAAAATGTCAAATAAAAAATCGTTTTTTATTATAATATTTTTTATTATCTATATTTTTTTAACAAAATCTAGTAAAAATATCTTTAATTTTTCAATTTCATATTCTCTTTCTTTCTCTCTTTCCTTTAACTCATAATTTTCTAGCAATAATTCTAATGTTCTTTTTAATTGTTCGCTTATTTTATCCTTTGAAACTGCGTTTCTAATTCCAGCTTCCGTATAGCCTATTTGTTCTGCAAGTTCTTTATAATTCATACCTAGCTTTTTGGATATTTTTTTAACTGGATTTACATATTCAAAATACAATTTTTTTAAATTTTGCATTGTAAATACAATTCTATCTACCCATTTTTTATCTTGATTTAGCATACCCCTAGCTTGGATATATTCGATAAAATCATCATATTTATCAAAATCGAAATTTTGCTCTTTTAAAAATTTATCTATGATTTTTTTGTCTTTTTCGTTTATCATTGCGTTGTCCTTAATTTTCGATTATTTTAACATAAATTATTTTTAATTTCTTTTTAATAAGATTTTTTTATCCTATAAAAGAAAAATGAAATTTAAGGCTTAAAGTTTAGTTCGTTGCTTTCCATAAATTTGATTTGTAAATGCCTAGAAGCAATATTTCGGTATCATTAACGAAATATGGTATGACATATTTTTTATAGATAAAATCCCTTGCTTTATCATCATCGAAACTTACAGATTTTCTAAAAGCAAAAGGCTGTTGGGCTATGATTTGCAAATTTTGCAGAAGTTCGGTCTGAAATTCTATGGCTTTACTGATACTATCTTGTGCGATGAAGTCGGAAATTTGATTTAACTCATCTACAAAACGCTCTGATTGTATTATTCGCATTTGATATATTTCCAACCGCTACCAAGCGTTGAAGTCTTTAAAATGCCGTTTTTATAGGCTTTTAAATCGGATTTATAATTTTGCATTTTTTCATCAAATTCGCTAGGTTCTGCATTGTCTAACTTAAAATCAATATTTAGTGATTGAATTAATTTTATGATTTGTTTCATTTTGCTTTCACTGGCTCTGATAGTCAAAGTTTGCATTGTTTTCCTTTTGAATTTTTTGTGATTATATCTAAAATATTTTAACTTTTGCACTTTTTTGGCAAAACACGCCAAATTTGCGTTTTAAGCGTTTTAAAGTGTTAGGTGGTATGAAATATCGAAAATTTGTTTCAAAGCGAAATTTGAGTGATTTTTTCCTTTTACTGATGGGGTTTGGGGCAAAGCCCCAAGTTAAATTTGGTAAAAGTTCAAAACTGCTTCGCAGTTTTGATTTACCGATTGTATTTTTTTGATTTTAAGAATTTAAAACAACGCATTATTTTTTTGATATTTTTTTAAAAATATATAGTTCTCCCCTCCCTTTCTCTCTATTAAGGGTTAGAGCTTGGATTTTTTGACAAAAGAATTTTCCTAATGATATACCCTTAAAATTAATAAATATTTAATAAGAGTGTATCTATAAAAGAAAAAGCCCTATTATAGAGCTGTCAATACTTTTTAAGCTTCATCATTTGGTATATGCGAAATCGTGCTAGATTTTCTCTTGGTTCGCAGTTTAAAGGGTATGCCGTTATAAAGTATAACTTGCTTAAAAAACGCATTTGTAGCCGAACTAATCGTAAGTCCTAACTCGCTAAAAATTTTCTCTACTTCTTTCTTGTCTTGGTCATTGACCTTAATGCTGACATTTGCCATTTGTAATCCTTTTCATTGATAAAGTATGGCTATTATACTACTTTTTAATGAATTTATTCTGTAAAAGAAAATTATATCCCTAATGGCTCTATGGAATTTAGGTAGTCGCCATACCATTGCATAAGCTTCTTTAAATGCTCTATTTGCGCTCTTTTTCGCACATAGGCATTTTTGATTTGGTTTTTCTCTTTGTGAGATAAGGCAACTTCTGGTGCTTGATATGGTAAGCCCATTGTTATCAATTCGGCTGAATTTAACTCACAAATAGTGTCAAATGTGCTTCTAAATCCGTGTGAAGTAGTTCTTTTAAACCATTTTCTTTTGCCCCCTAGATTGATGATAGCTATTCTTAATCCATTGGTTGTAATATGGGTTAGCTCCCCCTTTTCGTTTATACTAGGGAATACATACTCGAAATTTCCACTTAATAATTTTTGCTTTTTTAGAATTTTGATAGCATAGCTAGATAAGGCGACAATGTGTTCATCAATATCTGTTTTCATTTCTTCGCCTGGTATAGTCCAAATTCCATTTTCCAAATCTATATCAGCCCATTTTGCTTGTGCTGTATTTTTAGGGCGATTAGCGCAAAGCATTTGCAGATAAATGGCGTGTTTGCAATGAAATGTATTGTTGGGCTTCCACGCCTTTAAATCGCTTAAAAACTCTTTTATATCGCTTTCCTCTATGAGCGCAGCATAATGTGTTTCTTTTTGTTTTGCATATTGCTCTTGTAGTTTGTAGGCTGGATTATAGCTAATAACTCGTTCTAAAATCCCTATATCGAATATAGCATTTAACTCACGGCATAGCCTATTTTTATTATCGCCTATGCCTTCTTCGTTCATTTTATCTGTGATTTGTTTTAGCATCATAGGGTGTTTTTCTATCTCTCTAATATCAATGTTACCTAGACTTGGTGTAACCCATCTTTTATGGCGATTTTCTATGCGTTTGATTGTATCCTTTGATATGTTTTTTGCTCGTTTGACATTTAGAAATTTCTCTAAATATTTTTCATAGGTATATTTATCGTAATTATTAGTTTTTAGCTCAATGATTGTTTTACCACTAATTAGCTTTGCAAGTTTATCTCTTGCCTCTTTTCGTGCTTGTTCTACGCCGTATAAGCCTTTTTCATATTTGCCCAACTTTAACTGCTTTTTCTTGCCACTTTCAACACACCAAAGAAAAAATCTCTTTTCGCCATTAGGGTTAATGCGAATATAAAGTTGCGATGGCTCACCGACTTTTTTATAATACGCTTTATCGCTTGGTTGCAACTCTCTAATCATTTTATCTGTTAAATACGCTTCTGCTTTTCTTGGCATTGTGAAGTCCTTTGTTCGTAGAATTTGTAAAAATGTATCAAAACTTACTTATCAAATTTTAAACTTACTTTACAACTTACCATATAAAATTAAATAAATTATAAAAAAATTATGTTAAAAATAAATAAAAATGAAGTTCAGTTCCCTTGTTTTGGGATTTTCGGAATTAAAATTAAAATAAACGGAATTGATGTTATATGTATAGTGGTGTCCCGTGCAGGCTTCGAACCTGCGGCCCTCTGATTAAGAGTCAGATGCTCTACCAACTGAGCTAACGAGACACGAACTTGTATTTTATTCATATATATATAAAAAATAGGTTAAATTTGGCAGAATTTTCGAAAATTTGATTAAATTTAAATGATTTGTTATTGAGAGTGAAATTTCATAGATAAATTTAATGGATTTTAGGCTCCCTCAGCGAGAGCCTAAATTTGAGAAATTATTTTTTTGTTTGAGTTTTGCTTGCTTTTGCGCCTTTTTTGTAAGGGCGGTCAGAAACGATTGGTTTGCCATCAGCGTATTTTTTCTCTATTTTTGCAAACTCATAATTTGCGCCTACATTTTTAGCTGAGCGGACATTGCCCATTGTTAGGTATTTATAAAGAACATTTTTTAGGTTTTTAGTGTGTTCTGTATTGCGTGGTGAATCGTTTAAAATATCCTCGTAAGCGTAAATTCTCTCATAATAATCGTTTGTTAGTTGATCATCGATTGTGATACGACCGCTATCGATTGTTACGCCAGCATACAAGCCTGTTTGCTCACCTGGGGTTGCAATCCATGCTGAAATATCAGGTAAATCAGTAGCGCGACCAGCTTTCGCACCGTGTCCGCCAAATGCTGCACCAGCGCTTACTTCTAGTGTATCAGCACCTGTGAATACATCTTGGTAAGATTTAGTTGTGTGGAAAAGTAGCACAACATCGCTTGTCTCGTATCCTGCTTGGATACCTACACCAAAGCCTTTGTATTTGATGAAAATCGGAGCACTCCATGTGCCATCAGCATTTTTTACGCTAAAAATTCCATCGCCGTATTGGATAGAAGCGCCAGCTGCTAGGCGTTTGACATCTGTTAGGATCGCTACTGCTTTTGCGCCTTGTAGATATTTTTGATCTACATGGAAACCGCTAGATGCGCCAAATGATCTCATAACATTAGTCGCTGCGATGACTTCTTGATTTGCTACGACATCAGCGTGCAAAAAACTAGAAACTACAAATGAAGCAATTAATAAAAATTTTTTCATATGTTTAATCCTTTTAAAATAGAAATTTAGTTATTATAACAGCAATTTCATTTTTTTTAGCTAATTTTTAACAAAAAATTGATGAAAAATAACAAATTTTTGGGAAAATAATGAAAATTTTGGCGATTTTAGCATTATGCGCAGTTAAAATTTTTGCTTTATCGATAGTAAATGGTGAAGCAATTGTTTTGAAATTTAACAAAAACACGAGTGAAATTTTAGCAAATGGTAAAAAAATTCCCCTCGTAAATTCACTGGGTAGTGATGAAAAAATTGCAATTATCGCTGCAAATTACAGAGCCAAAAACGATATTAAACTCAAAATCACCCAAGATGGCAAAACCACAACCGAGATTATAAATTTAATCAAAGGCGATTACAAAAGCGAGGCATTTTCTGTCGCTCCGTCTAAGGTAAAACCGCCAAAAGAGGCCAAAGCTCGCATAGAGCGCGAACTAGCCGAAGCAAACAAAATTTACGCTAAAACTACGCCAAAAATTTTATTACAAAAACCTTTTTTATTACCTTCAAATGCTAAAATTACATCCGCATTTGGCAATGCGCGCACCTTTAATGGCGAGCTGAAAAGCTACCACTCAGGCACGGATTACCGCGCTGCTATGGGCACAGATGTGCATAGCGTGGGCGAGGGCGTGGTTGTGATAGCAAAGGACAGATATTACGCTGGTGGTTCTGTGGTGATAGATCATGGTGCTGGCGTGTATTCGCAGTATTATCATTTAAGTAAAATTTTGGTAAAAGTAGGTGATAAAATAGGCGGTGGCGACAAGCTAGGGCTAAGCGGTGCTAGCGGGCGCGTGAGTGGGCCGCATTTGCACTTTGGGATTGCTATAAATGGTGTGAGTGTGAATCCTTTGGATTTTATAAATAAATTTAATAAAGTGGTGTTTGAAAATGAGTGAAAACAAAAAATTAACCCCAAAAGAGTTGATAAAAGAGTTGATCGAAGGTAGCGAATATACGCTCAAAGACTCGGTAAAAGGGCGCGTGCGCATAGTAGGGCGAGATAAAAAAATCATAAATTTCCTCCCAAGACAATTTGGCGTAGAGAGTCTCAATGACAAAATGAGTCTAAGCCCAGAACAAATCGAAAAAATCAAGGCAAATTTCTTATCTATTTTGCGCGAGGGAGCAAAACCAGTCGCGAGCACTGGGATCACTGGCGAGGCTAGCATGGAGCAGGATTTGCAAAGCGCTACAAAAAAATCGGTCAAAAGCAAGCCGAAATTTAACCTAGCGTCTAAAAATAAAACCTTGCAAGAAATTTACGAGGGCTCGAAAACAGCTGCCGCTAAGTCGCAGAGCAAAAGTGCGCAGTATTTCACGCCAGTAGCCGTGCGCAAGAAAAACACAAAAATCCCGTGCAAGGTGAGAATTTCGTTTTTGCGCAAAAGTTGCAGTGACGAAAAATTAGGAATCCTAGCTAGGGTGAAAATTCCGCTTTTAATGGAAAATTTCGGACTAAACGATGTCATAAACTCATCTGAACACGCGCAAATGGCGAAAAAAATGGTTCGCACAATCGCGAATTTGTATGTCGCCAAAGATTTGCGTGGCGTGCGCATAGAAGGCCCTGTGTGCCTATCTATGGGCTTTAAAAGTCAAATGGCAGATATCAGCAACCACGCTTTTGTTTTCAAACTCATCGAGGATACTTTGGTAAATAACCGCGTCATCACAGACGATAACGCTAGCGTCGTCAAAGAGATAAAAATGTATAAACAAGACGAATTTGACGGCGTTTTGGTCGATATTTTAAAGACAGATAGATAATCGCTTCAAAATTTAATCGCTTAAATTTAAGCGATTAAATTTTTCACCACTCCCCAAAGAAGTTTTGCAGCATAAAACACCAAAATCGCCGTAGAAATGTAAGCAAACGCCCTAGCCACGCTATCTGGCAGGCGCGCTCTGTTTTTATAGATCACAAGCGGAAAAAGTGTAATCCACGATAAAATCGCTACAAAAAGTCCCAGCAACGAGAGAGCGAAATTTTCGCTACTTACGCTAGCAGAGACACTGAGCCAAAACATAATCACATAAGGATTTAGCAAATTTAGAAAAAAGCCTTTTGAGTAAATTTTGGCGTGAGAGCCAAGCTCAACGCTTTTGATTTCGGGTGTGTTGCGCGCGCTTTTGTAAATTCCGTAGGCAATATATGTCAAAAAACACGCCCCAAACACCGAAATAATCGCAAATACAAGCGGAATTTTGGCAAGTTGCGAAATCCCAAATGCGCTAAGGGCGAGATAAAGCATATCCGCACTCATCGCGCCAAGCCCCAAGCAAAGGGCTTTTGTATAGCTTTGCAGCGCATAAGACATAATCAAAACATTAATCGGACCGATTGGCACACTCACACCAAAGCCCATTAAAATGCCGTTTATAAAGGCGTTCATCAATTTCCTTTAAATTTTTAGTGTGAAATTAAAATTTAAAATTCAAAATCGCCAGTGCTACCTTTGGACATACTCTCAAACACGGCCTTGACATACTTATCGCGCGTTTGGCAGTCTAGGATTTTTTCGCACTGACTACAACTTTGCAAGCCATTTTGCGCTTGGCAATCTTGCAAAATGGCTAAATTTTTGTCTAAAATTTGCTCGAAAATATCGCGTTCTTGGTTATTTTCTGACATTATTTTTCGCTTTGATAAATTTCGTGCATTTTTGAAATTTCATATTTCGAGCCGAAAAAACACGGTGTGGTTTGGTGAATTTTTGAAATTTCAAGCTCTAAAAGCGAATTGTTTTTTCCGTCGCTAGTAGCGCCATTTGCGTGCTCATAGATATAGGCAAACGGCAACACTTCAAACGCCATGCGAAGCTTGCCTGCTGGGTGATCGCTCGTGGCTGGGTAGCTAAATAGCCCGCCACCTTTTAGCAAAATTTGGTGCAGGTCGC is part of the Campylobacter sp. VBCF_01 NA2 genome and harbors:
- the mobP1 gene encoding MobP1 family relaxase; the encoded protein is MRKKKVFDDEWKAKKVWTALDKKSKSSYAYKNKLGKYKNRTITQSSKPSFLQEPQKEVVVKITGSNTTLNGLRAHLNYISRHGEEIMTSDFEVFGKGELKKATDSFNKYYEIPTQNDLEKNNQKEKREALHIVFSMKDAQYAPPSKIKASAMKTISEMYPNNHYAVAVHTNTDNPHCHLVLKVKDIWGDRINPHNADLQKMREKFAENLRDLGVEAVATKKKGKVIENYYYDTTKHKPHHYEVVDFGKAPYKFNQDNQESFFVRYRTSKGKEIDIWADDLERVIEQNNIQKGEYVRFAIVDETPKTIRKFDKRKNQYIEKTFYKKTWDASIENRAEKVLNPLKHFTPNDYKIIDAPEISPQNEISKPNNEQLVAEISTQNKKTIKDTQSVKTQENAKETPLNDQEKINQEKENGEYTHFKERENRKSGQSKYIFFTPTQHKNYVANQPKNFDDTRKLTELLSTEKAEVLGALDLHKEMMEVAKKMGKKKEPPNKSRGFSRV
- a CDS encoding AAA family ATPase, with protein sequence MKDKTTQPPQSVGENCKNKAKEIIAEFSNSVNIDELKNKKVEWLIPNFIPKKTIINIYGKPGTGKSILALYLCKFLLDNDKVKEIYYLDADNTEIVYADRKTYEIMQNHLQKFHLQIFENQADKKSKYDFVKDFAQRADDLSDTLLVFDSIRDFMNINMQSDKEVNDFLSNLKTLRAKNATIIFLHHQPKQYGDENNKIAKGSTGFTETPDASYFLDNKTDEYEIGKNKIIFTLEPQKPRYKIKSYAFIIDTQTHSVEISDFLLYGLNQKERHTLAIAREVIKKGRIQQSLLAKKINAIASENQVEILGLNSLWNLLAKYNGIYFKIEKENNNGCIIKSYYSPL
- a CDS encoding type II toxin-antitoxin system RelE/ParE family toxin; this translates as MRIIQSERFVDELNQISDFIAQDSISKAIEFQTELLQNLQIIAQQPFAFRKSVSFDDDKARDFIYKKYVIPYFVNDTEILLLGIYKSNLWKATN
- a CDS encoding type II toxin-antitoxin system RelB/DinJ family antitoxin, translating into MANVSIKVNDQDKKEVEKIFSELGLTISSATNAFFKQVILYNGIPFKLRTKRKSSTISHIPNDEA
- a CDS encoding tyrosine-type recombinase/integrase, which gives rise to MPRKAEAYLTDKMIRELQPSDKAYYKKVGEPSQLYIRINPNGEKRFFLWCVESGKKKQLKLGKYEKGLYGVEQARKEARDKLAKLISGKTIIELKTNNYDKYTYEKYLEKFLNVKRAKNISKDTIKRIENRHKRWVTPSLGNIDIREIEKHPMMLKQITDKMNEEGIGDNKNRLCRELNAIFDIGILERVISYNPAYKLQEQYAKQKETHYAALIEESDIKEFLSDLKAWKPNNTFHCKHAIYLQMLCANRPKNTAQAKWADIDLENGIWTIPGEEMKTDIDEHIVALSSYAIKILKKQKLLSGNFEYVFPSINEKGELTHITTNGLRIAIINLGGKRKWFKRTTSHGFRSTFDTICELNSAELITMGLPYQAPEVALSHKEKNQIKNAYVRKRAQIEHLKKLMQWYGDYLNSIEPLGI
- a CDS encoding lipid-binding SYLF domain-containing protein, with protein sequence MKKFLLIASFVVSSFLHADVVANQEVIAATNVMRSFGASSGFHVDQKYLQGAKAVAILTDVKRLAAGASIQYGDGIFSVKNADGTWSAPIFIKYKGFGVGIQAGYETSDVVLLFHTTKSYQDVFTGADTLEVSAGAAFGGHGAKAGRATDLPDISAWIATPGEQTGLYAGVTIDSGRITIDDQLTNDYYERIYAYEDILNDSPRNTEHTKNLKNVLYKYLTMGNVRSAKNVGANYEFAKIEKKYADGKPIVSDRPYKKGAKASKTQTKK
- a CDS encoding M23 family metallopeptidase; translation: MKILAILALCAVKIFALSIVNGEAIVLKFNKNTSEILANGKKIPLVNSLGSDEKIAIIAANYRAKNDIKLKITQDGKTTTEIINLIKGDYKSEAFSVAPSKVKPPKEAKARIERELAEANKIYAKTTPKILLQKPFLLPSNAKITSAFGNARTFNGELKSYHSGTDYRAAMGTDVHSVGEGVVVIAKDRYYAGGSVVIDHGAGVYSQYYHLSKILVKVGDKIGGGDKLGLSGASGRVSGPHLHFGIAINGVSVNPLDFINKFNKVVFENE
- a CDS encoding LysE family translocator — encoded protein: MNAFINGILMGFGVSVPIGPINVLIMSYALQSYTKALCLGLGAMSADMLYLALSAFGISQLAKIPLVFAIISVFGACFLTYIAYGIYKSARNTPEIKSVELGSHAKIYSKGFFLNLLNPYVIMFWLSVSASVSSENFALSLLGLFVAILSWITLFPLVIYKNRARLPDSVARAFAYISTAILVFYAAKLLWGVVKNLIA